A genome region from Halocatena salina includes the following:
- a CDS encoding isocitrate/isopropylmalate dehydrogenase family protein, with product MAYELATIPGDGIGPEVVDAVQPLFEDVSASFDFSFESTRYDWGTERYLETGSMMPDNALDTLRGYDAILLGAVGHPDVPDHVTLHGLLLPIRKGFDQGICKRPSVLFDGIESPLAGYTGGDIDFVVYRENTEGEYSDLGGREHSGFDNEIAVQSAAFTREGTERILRAAFDAASRRDGMLTSITKSNAQAYSMVFWDEIVEEIAVDYPDVKVERLLVDAASMDLIRRPEDFDVIVASNLFGDILTDIGAIITGSMGLAPSANINPSGDYPSMFEPVHGSAPDIVDQGIANPLGTVLSGSMLFDHLGENDAAAALWNAVTEQLSTPGAPRTPDLGGGSTTANVVDDLRQRI from the coding sequence ATGGCGTATGAGTTAGCCACCATTCCAGGTGACGGTATCGGTCCGGAAGTTGTCGATGCGGTGCAACCCCTGTTCGAGGATGTCTCGGCGTCGTTTGATTTCTCGTTCGAGTCGACGCGATACGATTGGGGGACCGAGCGGTATCTTGAAACGGGGTCTATGATGCCGGATAACGCACTCGATACACTGCGCGGATACGATGCGATTCTCCTCGGCGCGGTTGGACATCCGGATGTTCCGGACCACGTCACTCTTCATGGTCTGCTCCTTCCGATCCGCAAAGGGTTCGATCAAGGAATCTGCAAGCGGCCATCAGTCCTGTTCGATGGGATTGAAAGTCCACTCGCGGGCTACACTGGAGGCGATATCGACTTTGTCGTCTATCGAGAAAATACGGAAGGTGAGTATTCGGATCTCGGTGGACGCGAACACTCCGGTTTCGACAACGAGATCGCTGTACAGAGTGCTGCATTCACGCGAGAAGGGACTGAACGAATCCTTCGAGCTGCGTTCGACGCCGCGAGTCGGAGGGACGGAATGCTGACCAGTATTACGAAGTCGAACGCACAAGCGTATAGTATGGTCTTTTGGGACGAAATAGTTGAAGAAATAGCGGTCGATTATCCTGATGTCAAGGTCGAACGGCTGCTGGTTGACGCCGCGAGTATGGATCTCATCCGTCGTCCAGAGGATTTCGATGTCATCGTTGCCTCAAACCTGTTCGGAGATATTCTTACAGACATTGGCGCGATTATCACCGGAAGCATGGGTCTCGCACCGTCAGCGAACATCAATCCGTCCGGCGACTATCCGTCAATGTTTGAACCGGTTCATGGAAGTGCTCCCGACATCGTCGATCAGGGTATTGCGAATCCTCTCGGAACCGTACTCTCAGGATCGATGTTGTTCGACCATCTCGGAGAGAATGACGCTGCCGCTGCGCTCTGGAATGCCGTTACTGAACAGCTATCTACTCCCGGTGCTCCACGAACGCCTGATTTGGGAGGAGGAAGTACAACAGCGAACGTTGTTGACGATCTCCGACAACGTATCTAA
- the ddh gene encoding D-2-hydroxyacid dehydrogenase translates to MTEIHGLERLCIHNSVDEKIPVEAFIEAFDDLDIPTELVGDDETYDETDAVASFTPRSEFLDAAWVHVIRAGYDEFDTDAYEAADVPLTNSTGIHGATVGEISVGYMLSLSRLLHLYRDYQNTHDWYTPTYDRPFTIAGERLCVVGLGTLGEGIARRADALGMDVVGVRRSDEPVPSVSAIYDPANLHEAIVDARFVALAIPHTPATENLISTAELETMRDDAYLINVARGPIVDEDALVTALKSGTIAGAALDVFETEPLPEKSSLWDMDEVIISPHKGSATNRYHRDIAAVVKENVQRFQSEEDLKNRVA, encoded by the coding sequence ATGACCGAGATACATGGACTTGAACGGCTCTGCATCCATAACTCAGTCGATGAAAAAATCCCCGTAGAAGCCTTCATTGAGGCGTTCGACGATCTCGATATTCCAACAGAGCTCGTCGGTGATGATGAGACGTATGACGAGACCGACGCAGTTGCTTCCTTCACTCCGCGCTCAGAATTTCTGGATGCCGCATGGGTTCATGTTATTCGAGCTGGCTATGACGAGTTTGATACTGATGCCTATGAGGCCGCTGACGTTCCACTCACTAACAGTACAGGCATCCACGGCGCTACTGTCGGAGAGATCTCCGTCGGCTATATGCTCTCACTGTCCCGGTTGCTGCATCTCTACCGGGACTACCAGAACACTCACGACTGGTATACGCCTACGTACGACCGTCCATTCACGATTGCAGGGGAGCGCCTCTGTGTCGTCGGGCTTGGGACGTTGGGTGAAGGTATCGCTCGTCGCGCCGATGCGCTCGGAATGGACGTCGTCGGCGTCCGACGGTCCGACGAGCCTGTCCCCAGCGTTTCTGCCATCTATGATCCTGCAAACCTCCATGAGGCCATTGTAGATGCACGCTTTGTCGCCCTCGCTATTCCGCATACGCCAGCGACGGAGAATCTGATAAGCACTGCCGAACTTGAGACGATGCGCGATGACGCCTATCTCATCAACGTTGCTCGTGGTCCTATTGTTGACGAGGACGCCCTCGTTACTGCCCTCAAATCGGGAACCATTGCGGGCGCAGCGTTGGACGTCTTCGAGACCGAACCCTTGCCCGAGAAGTCGTCCCTATGGGACATGGATGAGGTCATCATTTCCCCCCACAAAGGTTCTGCCACGAACCGCTACCACCGTGATATTGCTGCCGTCGTGAAAGAGAACGTACAGCGCTTCCAGTCGGAAGAGGATCTCAAAAATCGGGTAGCGTGA
- a CDS encoding IclR family transcriptional regulator: MAEKQKSQVKTARTTLRVVEAIKELDGAGVSEAADHLGMSKSNVYKYLNTLESEGYLIKNGSTYQIGVRFLNYGEHARNRKKLYEIAAPEVHKLADETNEMANLLIEEHGMGVFLLKANSEQAVNLDTHAGMRVYLHTTALGKAILAHLPHKRVEEIVDHHGLPKAAEKTVTDRAELTAKLTEIRERGYAFDDEERLNGLRCVAMPITTTDDEVLGAISVSGPTSRMGEKRFTKDIPEKLSNAKNIIELNVEYY, translated from the coding sequence ATGGCGGAAAAGCAGAAAAGCCAGGTGAAAACTGCCCGGACCACTCTGAGAGTCGTTGAAGCGATCAAAGAATTGGATGGAGCAGGTGTCAGCGAAGCAGCTGATCATCTTGGCATGTCGAAAAGCAACGTCTACAAATACCTCAACACACTCGAAAGCGAAGGATACCTAATCAAAAACGGCAGTACATATCAGATTGGGGTACGATTTCTGAATTATGGTGAACACGCACGAAACAGGAAGAAGTTGTACGAAATCGCCGCACCGGAGGTACACAAACTGGCGGACGAAACTAACGAGATGGCGAATCTACTGATCGAAGAGCACGGAATGGGTGTTTTCTTGTTAAAAGCCAACAGTGAGCAGGCGGTAAATCTCGATACCCACGCGGGCATGCGCGTCTACCTTCATACAACTGCTCTTGGAAAGGCGATTCTCGCACACTTGCCTCACAAACGGGTCGAAGAGATAGTTGACCATCATGGGTTGCCTAAAGCGGCCGAGAAGACGGTAACAGATCGTGCGGAGTTAACTGCCAAACTCACCGAAATTCGTGAACGAGGTTATGCCTTTGATGATGAGGAACGGTTGAACGGACTACGATGCGTTGCGATGCCTATTACCACGACAGACGATGAGGTCCTCGGCGCAATCAGCGTCTCCGGCCCAACGAGTCGAATGGGAGAAAAACGATTCACGAAAGATATTCCAGAAAAATTATCTAATGCAAAGAACATAATTGAACTCAACGTCGAGTATTACTAG
- a CDS encoding M20 family metallo-hydrolase, with the protein MNKEVHQYVSEDRLRSDITTNAEYGKVPVEQGHCRTVLTGSEANGDAREYFVDRLKRAGLDVRVDAVGNIVGRWVPDGVDPTTPAVATGSHLDSVPKGGIFDGVLGVYGALEAVRAIQQTDIDLQRPINVVCFTEEEGARFSDGVLGSSVASGQYAVEDALSLEDCDGVTLDEALTDIGFRGDGRLDASRWDSWLELHVEQSQRLEDAGVHVGIVTSITGTIRCRVEINGEANHSGCTAMADRNDALAAASELVLEVESATQDIVDANGETAVGTVGTLDVGPNAINVVPGTVELGIDIRDVTYDLMESIVDDVRSCLYRLETERGVTTTFERPYDIEPVVMDNHCITTLHDAASRVGLSALELHSGAGHDTMHIANSTDVGMVFAPSYEGISHSPLEWTDWTSCTAATKIIAEGLAELATE; encoded by the coding sequence ATGAACAAAGAAGTTCACCAGTATGTTAGCGAAGATCGGCTACGGAGTGATATCACGACGAACGCGGAATACGGCAAAGTTCCAGTCGAGCAGGGCCATTGTCGAACGGTGTTGACTGGATCAGAAGCCAATGGAGACGCTCGGGAGTACTTCGTCGATCGATTGAAACGGGCTGGTCTCGATGTTCGGGTTGATGCGGTCGGTAACATCGTCGGACGATGGGTGCCTGACGGTGTCGACCCAACCACACCAGCAGTCGCTACTGGTAGCCACCTTGATTCGGTTCCGAAAGGTGGTATCTTCGATGGTGTATTGGGTGTTTATGGTGCTCTCGAGGCGGTCCGTGCGATACAACAAACCGACATTGATTTACAGCGACCCATCAACGTGGTGTGTTTCACCGAAGAGGAGGGGGCACGGTTCTCAGATGGTGTACTCGGCTCTTCTGTCGCTAGTGGTCAATATGCGGTTGAGGATGCACTCTCACTTGAGGACTGCGACGGTGTGACGCTTGATGAGGCGTTGACCGATATCGGATTTCGAGGCGACGGTCGATTAGACGCGAGCAGATGGGATTCGTGGCTGGAACTCCACGTCGAACAGAGTCAACGTCTCGAAGATGCGGGCGTTCATGTGGGAATAGTAACATCGATCACGGGAACGATTCGTTGTCGAGTCGAAATCAATGGAGAGGCCAACCATTCGGGGTGTACAGCGATGGCGGATCGAAACGATGCGCTCGCGGCAGCGAGCGAGCTGGTTCTCGAAGTCGAATCGGCAACACAAGACATCGTAGATGCCAATGGGGAGACTGCTGTCGGAACTGTTGGTACGCTTGACGTGGGCCCAAACGCTATCAATGTGGTTCCAGGTACGGTCGAACTCGGGATCGACATCCGAGATGTTACGTATGATCTGATGGAGTCTATCGTCGACGATGTCCGGAGCTGTCTCTATCGACTTGAGACTGAACGCGGTGTCACTACTACGTTCGAGCGTCCATACGATATCGAACCGGTCGTCATGGACAACCACTGTATAACTACGCTTCACGATGCAGCGTCTCGGGTTGGACTCTCAGCCCTCGAACTTCATTCAGGAGCAGGACACGATACGATGCATATCGCGAATAGCACTGATGTGGGGATGGTGTTCGCCCCCTCTTATGAGGGGATATCTCACAGTCCGTTAGAGTGGACCGACTGGACGAGCTGTACAGCGGCAACGAAAATAATAGCTGAAGGACTTGCTGAACTGGCAACTGAATGA
- a CDS encoding DUF3830 family protein has translation MGQLEFDIEGTVFTADLLEDDAPRSIEVLREFLPLKSYLMHVRWSGHATWINIDEIDLPEIPRENHTVYPSRGDILFYPGYRNEQEILVPCGPTCFKSPAGELAGNHVATLNASREDLVALEQDTLENGMKEIVVREV, from the coding sequence ATGGGTCAACTCGAATTCGATATCGAGGGAACCGTATTTACGGCAGATTTGCTCGAAGACGATGCGCCGCGTTCGATCGAAGTACTCCGGGAGTTCCTTCCACTCAAGTCATACCTCATGCATGTCCGCTGGAGTGGTCACGCGACCTGGATCAACATCGATGAAATCGACCTTCCGGAGATTCCTCGTGAGAATCACACCGTCTATCCTTCACGCGGCGACATCCTGTTCTATCCAGGGTATCGCAACGAACAGGAAATCCTCGTTCCATGTGGACCGACGTGTTTTAAGAGTCCAGCAGGAGAGCTTGCAGGGAATCACGTCGCAACACTCAATGCGTCCAGGGAAGACCTCGTGGCACTGGAACAGGACACACTCGAAAACGGAATGAAGGAAATCGTCGTCAGAGAGGTATAG
- a CDS encoding NADP-dependent malic enzyme, with translation MGIEEDSLEYHQQDPPGKIEMSTTKSTSTQHDLSLAYSPGVAAPCEAIAAATDESYSYTAKGNLVGVVSNGSAVLGLGDIGAQASKPVMEGKGVLFKRFADIDVFDIELDQTKSEDIIKSVQAMEPTFGGINLEDISSPKCFEIEERLRESMDIPVFHDDQHGTAIISGAALLNAAALVEKDISDMRIVFSGAGASAIATARFYISLGAKKENIVMCDSSGIITRARVDHDDSLNEFKEEFARDVPDGELADAMKGTDVFVGLSVGGIVSQAMVRSMADDPIIFAMANPDPEIGYEEAKAARDDTVIMATGRSDDPNQVNNVLGFPFIFRGALDVRATEINEEMKVAAAESLAKLARRDVPDAVVKAYGDRPLQFGPEYLIPKPVDPRVLFEVAPAVARAAETSGVARRHLDSNTYVEELEARLGKSREMMRVVLNKAKTDPKRVVLVEGDDEKIIRAAYQMADQGIAEPILIGNSGSIWNTMETLSLDFEPEIVDPAEDQVGPYAERLYDLRKRKGVTHRKATELIQNRDFLGSVMLEMGDVDAMLTGLTHDYPSALKPPLEIIGTAADAEYAAGVYMLTFKNKVVFCADATVNRDPDGKALAEITKHTATLARRFNVDPRAALLSYSNFGSVVDEKTRTVRDAVEILSNDPSADFTIDGEIQADAAVVKEMLTDEYEFSELDRPANVLIFPNLESGNISYKLLQQLGDAKAIGPILVGMDKPVHILQRGDEVKDIVHLAGIAVVDSQ, from the coding sequence ATGGGCATAGAAGAAGATTCACTTGAGTATCACCAGCAGGACCCCCCCGGAAAGATCGAGATGTCAACTACCAAATCGACGAGTACCCAGCACGATCTCTCACTCGCATATTCGCCAGGGGTCGCAGCGCCGTGTGAAGCGATCGCTGCTGCGACCGACGAGAGTTATTCATACACCGCCAAGGGGAACTTGGTTGGTGTAGTTTCGAACGGGTCAGCCGTACTCGGACTTGGCGACATCGGTGCACAAGCCTCAAAGCCAGTTATGGAAGGGAAAGGTGTTCTTTTCAAGCGCTTTGCTGATATCGATGTCTTCGATATTGAATTAGATCAGACCAAATCAGAGGATATTATCAAATCAGTACAAGCGATGGAACCCACGTTCGGGGGAATCAATCTCGAAGATATCTCATCTCCGAAGTGTTTCGAGATTGAGGAGCGACTGAGAGAATCGATGGACATCCCAGTGTTTCACGATGACCAACATGGAACAGCCATTATCTCGGGGGCAGCGTTGCTCAATGCGGCAGCACTCGTTGAGAAGGACATTAGCGATATGCGGATCGTCTTCTCTGGAGCAGGCGCGAGTGCGATCGCAACAGCCAGATTTTATATTTCTCTCGGGGCAAAAAAGGAGAACATCGTTATGTGTGATTCCTCTGGAATCATCACCCGAGCTCGGGTCGACCACGACGATTCCCTGAACGAATTCAAAGAGGAGTTCGCGCGTGATGTGCCCGACGGCGAGTTGGCAGATGCCATGAAGGGAACCGATGTGTTCGTCGGCCTTTCAGTTGGGGGGATCGTCTCCCAAGCGATGGTCCGGTCGATGGCTGACGATCCGATCATCTTTGCTATGGCCAACCCTGATCCGGAGATCGGCTATGAGGAGGCCAAAGCGGCCCGAGACGATACGGTCATCATGGCGACGGGACGGTCGGACGATCCCAACCAAGTCAATAACGTCCTCGGGTTCCCATTCATTTTCCGGGGAGCGTTAGACGTGCGTGCAACCGAGATTAATGAGGAAATGAAGGTGGCTGCAGCAGAATCACTCGCAAAATTAGCGCGTCGAGACGTTCCCGATGCAGTGGTGAAAGCATACGGTGATCGGCCACTTCAGTTCGGTCCCGAATACCTGATTCCGAAACCCGTAGATCCCCGCGTGCTCTTCGAAGTCGCTCCCGCTGTCGCCAGAGCTGCCGAAACAAGTGGGGTAGCCCGCAGACATCTCGACAGCAACACGTATGTCGAGGAACTCGAAGCTCGCCTCGGTAAATCCAGAGAGATGATGCGGGTGGTTCTGAACAAAGCGAAAACAGATCCCAAGCGTGTCGTACTAGTAGAAGGCGATGACGAGAAGATCATTCGGGCCGCCTACCAGATGGCTGATCAAGGAATCGCGGAACCGATTCTTATCGGCAACTCCGGATCGATTTGGAACACCATGGAAACCCTGTCGCTGGATTTCGAACCTGAAATCGTCGATCCTGCCGAAGATCAAGTTGGACCCTACGCAGAGAGGCTCTATGACCTTCGCAAACGCAAGGGTGTTACTCATCGTAAAGCGACCGAGCTGATCCAAAACAGGGACTTCTTGGGAAGCGTCATGCTCGAAATGGGAGATGTCGACGCTATGTTGACGGGTTTGACTCACGACTATCCGTCTGCTCTTAAACCCCCGCTCGAAATTATTGGTACCGCTGCTGATGCGGAGTACGCGGCCGGTGTCTACATGCTAACGTTCAAAAATAAGGTCGTTTTCTGTGCTGATGCCACAGTTAATCGGGATCCGGACGGGAAAGCCCTCGCAGAGATCACGAAACACACCGCGACCCTCGCTCGGCGATTCAACGTCGACCCACGCGCTGCACTGCTGTCATACTCGAATTTCGGCTCTGTCGTCGACGAAAAGACCCGAACTGTACGAGACGCAGTCGAAATTCTCTCGAACGACCCGAGCGCGGATTTTACTATCGATGGAGAGATTCAGGCTGATGCGGCTGTCGTCAAAGAGATGCTGACTGATGAATACGAGTTCTCAGAACTCGACCGTCCGGCGAATGTGCTTATATTCCCGAATCTGGAATCCGGGAATATCTCCTATAAGCTTCTCCAGCAACTCGGGGACGCAAAAGCCATTGGGCCGATACTAGTTGGCATGGACAAACCCGTTCACATTCTCCAGCGCGGTGATGAAGTCAAGGATATCGTCCATCTCGCAGGCATTGCGGTCGTTGATTCGCAGTAA
- a CDS encoding thiamine pyrophosphate-requiring protein has translation MNVTDSIAHILAEEGVEHLIGFPSNPLFDDNAAEKAGIRPIVVRQERTGAHMLDGIARVTSGDQVEAFACQHGPGTENSIGGLAQAYVESAPMVAFPAGYSRAKTNTDPKFSSLINYQHVTKTTEQLTDPDAVDETVRRAFQAARNGRQRPGLVEIPKDVFDEEIGEIEYSPTTSTRTAPDPDGVPEIAEVLLEAERPVINAGQGVHYAKGWEPLKEVAELLEAPVATTLNGKSAFPEDHPLSLGAGSKSEPRELNHFLEQSDVIFGIGCSFTKTAYGITVPEGKTVIHSTLDAGDIDKDVKSDYALVGDAKLTLEALRDEIADQLDGEPRGRLAEVEAEISSIHEEWVEDWRPKLTSDETPINPYRVVHELDRTIEKESIIATADAGNARDFMAPFFEVTEPLSYVGWGKTTQLGYGLGLMMGAKLAHPEKVCVHVMGDGAIGMTGMDFETAVREDIPVLEIVLNNFEMASYDTPFSGHYADFAESMGGYGERIEDPNEVAPAIQRGVTETEEGTPVLLEFLTAKETSLSRPDLA, from the coding sequence ATGAATGTAACAGACAGTATTGCCCATATCTTAGCAGAAGAGGGCGTCGAACACCTGATCGGTTTCCCAAGTAATCCTCTTTTCGACGATAACGCTGCTGAGAAGGCAGGTATTCGGCCAATAGTCGTTCGACAGGAACGGACCGGTGCGCACATGCTCGACGGGATCGCCCGCGTCACATCGGGAGACCAAGTCGAGGCATTTGCCTGTCAACACGGTCCCGGGACCGAGAATTCGATTGGAGGACTTGCGCAAGCGTACGTCGAATCAGCACCGATGGTTGCGTTCCCAGCAGGTTACTCCCGTGCGAAGACCAACACCGATCCGAAATTCAGTTCGCTCATAAACTACCAGCACGTTACTAAAACGACCGAGCAGCTGACCGATCCCGATGCGGTCGACGAAACAGTACGGCGAGCGTTTCAGGCAGCACGCAATGGGCGACAACGCCCCGGGCTCGTTGAGATACCGAAAGACGTTTTCGACGAAGAAATCGGTGAAATCGAGTACTCGCCCACAACTTCGACGCGAACTGCTCCCGATCCGGATGGTGTCCCTGAGATCGCCGAAGTGCTTCTCGAGGCCGAACGACCGGTCATCAACGCTGGTCAGGGGGTTCATTACGCGAAAGGCTGGGAGCCGCTGAAGGAAGTCGCGGAGCTCTTGGAAGCACCGGTAGCTACCACCCTCAACGGCAAAAGCGCGTTCCCAGAGGACCATCCGCTCTCCCTAGGGGCTGGAAGCAAGAGCGAACCCCGCGAACTTAACCACTTTCTCGAACAGTCGGACGTGATCTTCGGTATCGGTTGTAGCTTCACCAAGACAGCCTACGGTATCACTGTGCCGGAGGGGAAGACAGTTATCCATTCGACGCTGGACGCAGGTGATATCGACAAGGACGTCAAATCTGATTACGCTCTGGTTGGGGACGCCAAGCTGACCCTCGAAGCACTCAGAGACGAAATCGCCGATCAGCTCGATGGCGAACCACGGGGTCGCCTAGCTGAGGTAGAAGCGGAAATCTCATCGATTCACGAAGAATGGGTCGAGGACTGGCGACCGAAACTCACCTCAGATGAGACACCCATCAACCCCTACCGGGTCGTCCACGAACTTGACCGGACCATCGAGAAGGAGAGTATCATCGCGACCGCCGACGCCGGTAATGCGCGTGACTTCATGGCCCCGTTCTTCGAAGTGACCGAGCCACTCTCTTACGTCGGCTGGGGAAAGACCACGCAGCTCGGCTACGGACTCGGACTCATGATGGGTGCGAAGCTCGCCCATCCCGAGAAAGTCTGCGTCCATGTCATGGGCGACGGTGCGATCGGCATGACAGGGATGGACTTCGAAACAGCTGTCCGCGAGGACATCCCTGTCCTGGAAATAGTGCTGAATAACTTCGAGATGGCGAGTTATGACACGCCGTTCTCCGGGCATTACGCCGATTTCGCCGAGTCGATGGGTGGCTACGGCGAACGGATCGAAGATCCCAACGAGGTTGCCCCAGCTATCCAACGCGGCGTCACGGAAACTGAGGAAGGGACGCCGGTCTTATTGGAGTTTCTCACAGCCAAAGAAACGTCCCTCTCCCGGCCCGATCTCGCGTGA
- a CDS encoding dihydroorotase encodes MAVDTIITGGTVVTATTMFDASIAIDEGTIIGVGTERSLPDADRTIDASGQLVMPGIVDPHVHIDDHVSIDSYATATSAAALGGVTTVIDFAWQPYVSEGSPWNKDGSLLDGLARKRENEREALIDYSLHGGILREDDGLFEELEELVDAGITSFKMYTTYDFGLSNGFLYKIFDRLSDLGAVGVMHTEDDSVCSALTSELRTAGEDDPVQYPGSRPECAEAMAADDALRIANESGAKYYGLHTSCRRAAAAIDHHRNDGSRVRGETCTHYTVLTESAHETQGNLPKIAPPLRSNDDNDAMFEYLKEDVLSVVSTDHVAQKAAIKQDRPWWEDPFGSNGLQVSLPVFHDEAVNNRGYSYPFLVRVMSTNPAKTFGLSNKGTLDPGTDADIVLFDPEKTHTITSADNVSKADYSIYENREVTGTVTTTLVRGKIVAVDDEVVGERGHGRFIERDIPDWSV; translated from the coding sequence ATGGCTGTCGATACGATCATCACTGGTGGGACTGTCGTCACAGCAACAACCATGTTTGATGCCAGCATTGCGATCGACGAAGGCACAATTATTGGTGTAGGAACAGAACGGTCACTTCCAGATGCCGATCGGACTATCGATGCTTCCGGGCAGTTGGTGATGCCCGGCATCGTTGATCCGCACGTACACATCGATGATCACGTCTCCATCGACTCCTACGCGACGGCAACGAGTGCAGCTGCACTCGGAGGGGTGACGACTGTTATCGATTTCGCGTGGCAACCGTACGTCAGCGAGGGAAGCCCGTGGAATAAAGACGGCTCACTCCTTGATGGACTTGCCCGCAAACGAGAAAATGAACGCGAGGCACTCATCGACTATTCTTTGCACGGGGGGATTCTCAGAGAGGACGATGGCCTGTTCGAAGAGTTAGAAGAACTCGTTGATGCGGGGATCACGTCGTTTAAGATGTATACAACGTACGATTTCGGTCTCTCGAATGGGTTTCTGTACAAGATCTTCGATCGTCTTAGTGACCTCGGTGCTGTTGGCGTGATGCACACCGAGGATGATTCGGTCTGTAGTGCGCTGACGTCGGAACTACGAACTGCTGGCGAGGACGATCCCGTGCAGTATCCCGGGTCACGACCGGAATGTGCCGAAGCGATGGCGGCAGACGATGCACTACGAATCGCAAACGAATCCGGGGCAAAGTACTACGGGCTTCACACCAGTTGCCGAAGGGCTGCAGCAGCGATTGACCACCATCGAAACGATGGAAGCCGGGTCCGAGGTGAAACGTGTACCCATTACACTGTGCTGACCGAGTCAGCTCACGAAACCCAAGGAAACCTTCCGAAGATAGCACCCCCTCTTCGTTCGAATGACGACAATGATGCGATGTTCGAATACCTGAAAGAGGACGTATTGAGTGTTGTCTCGACCGATCACGTTGCACAGAAAGCAGCTATCAAACAAGATCGGCCGTGGTGGGAGGATCCGTTTGGGTCGAATGGGTTACAGGTCAGTTTGCCCGTTTTCCACGATGAAGCAGTGAACAATCGTGGGTATTCTTATCCGTTCTTGGTTCGCGTCATGTCTACAAATCCTGCGAAGACGTTCGGTCTTTCGAACAAAGGAACACTCGATCCCGGTACGGATGCGGATATCGTGCTGTTCGACCCCGAAAAGACGCACACCATAACTTCTGCAGACAACGTTTCGAAGGCGGATTATTCGATCTACGAAAACCGTGAGGTGACAGGCACCGTGACGACAACATTGGTTCGGGGTAAAATCGTAGCAGTAGATGACGAAGTCGTGGGAGAACGTGGCCACGGACGATTCATTGAGCGTGATATCCCCGATTGGAGTGTGTAA